One stretch of Paenibacillus sp. AN1007 DNA includes these proteins:
- a CDS encoding NAD(P)/FAD-dependent oxidoreductase, with translation MTSQTTGHEMTDLLIIGGGPAGLFAAFYGGMRQASVTLVESMPQLGGQLAALYPEKYIYDVAGFPKVTAQELVNNLIEQMSHFNPNIRLEEKVVSVEKQDEQHFIVKTDENEYHAKAVIITAGVGAFEPRRLELEGAAKFEKTNLHYFISDLNAFAGKKVLISGGGDSAVDWALMLEPIAEQVTLIHRRDKFRAHEHSVENLMNSKVNVVTPTEITELHGDDTITKVTLAHVKTKETQEIEVDDVIVNFGFVSSLGPIAEWGIEIDSNSIVVDSRMETSIPGIFAAGDITTYPGKLKLIAVGFGEAPTAVNNAKVYFDPDAKLSPGHSSNMKR, from the coding sequence TTGACTTCACAGACTACCGGTCATGAAATGACCGATTTACTTATTATCGGCGGCGGTCCTGCGGGCCTCTTCGCTGCATTTTACGGAGGTATGCGTCAGGCATCCGTAACACTTGTTGAAAGTATGCCTCAGCTTGGCGGACAGCTTGCTGCCCTCTACCCGGAAAAATACATCTATGATGTAGCCGGTTTTCCTAAAGTTACAGCTCAGGAGCTGGTCAATAACCTGATCGAACAGATGAGCCACTTCAACCCGAACATCCGCCTGGAAGAAAAAGTAGTATCGGTGGAGAAACAAGATGAACAGCATTTCATCGTAAAGACAGATGAGAATGAATATCATGCCAAAGCCGTAATTATTACGGCTGGTGTTGGTGCCTTTGAACCTCGCCGCCTTGAACTCGAAGGTGCAGCGAAGTTTGAGAAGACCAACCTGCATTACTTCATCAGTGATTTAAACGCTTTTGCCGGTAAAAAAGTTTTGATTAGCGGCGGTGGAGATTCCGCTGTAGACTGGGCACTTATGCTGGAACCAATTGCCGAGCAGGTGACTCTGATTCATCGCCGGGACAAGTTCCGTGCACATGAGCACAGTGTGGAAAACCTCATGAATTCCAAAGTTAACGTCGTAACACCGACTGAAATTACGGAACTTCACGGGGATGATACCATCACCAAGGTCACTCTCGCTCATGTTAAGACCAAAGAAACTCAAGAAATTGAAGTGGATGATGTCATTGTTAACTTCGGTTTCGTATCCTCCCTTGGTCCAATCGCCGAATGGGGAATCGAGATCGACAGCAATTCCATTGTCGTGGACTCCCGCATGGAAACCTCCATCCCTGGCATCTTTGCTGCCGGCGATATAACAACGTATCCAGGCAAGCTGAAACTGATTGCCGTTGGTTTCGGTGAAGCTCCAACCGCAGTGAACAATGCGAAAGTATACTTCGATCCAGATGCCAAGTTGTCTCCTGGACACAGCAGTAACATGAAACGCTGA
- a CDS encoding glycosyl hydrolase 53 family protein, which yields MFKNVRGFKTSILLAFVLLFTSVLLPAGQHASAAPSFAKGADISWVPGMEAQGYKWKDKNGVQRDIIDILKKDYQINSVRIRVFVNPSNDYGNGYMNKDRAAALAQRAKNAGMSVMLTLHYSDSWADPGKQTKPAAWKNYSFQQLMDVVWSYTRDVMTTMQSKGVTPDWVQIGNETSNGMLWDDGKASVNMKNYAWLVNTGHNAVKSISSGTKTIVHLAGGDDNALYVWNIGGLINNGANFDMIAMSLYPSASGWNTAVTNTVNNAKDMINRYGKEIMISEIGMDNNQPAAGKSFVAAMKNQIRNLPNGKGKGVFYWEPQATPGYNSGYGKGAWQSNMMPTATMEGFID from the coding sequence ATGTTCAAAAATGTAAGGGGTTTCAAAACAAGTATTCTGCTGGCTTTTGTTTTGCTGTTTACTTCTGTTCTGCTGCCAGCGGGCCAGCACGCCAGTGCTGCGCCGAGTTTTGCCAAAGGAGCTGACATCAGCTGGGTTCCCGGCATGGAAGCTCAGGGGTACAAGTGGAAAGATAAAAACGGGGTACAGCGCGACATCATTGATATTCTGAAAAAGGATTACCAGATCAACTCTGTCCGCATCCGGGTTTTCGTTAATCCATCGAATGATTACGGTAACGGTTATATGAATAAAGACCGCGCTGCCGCACTCGCACAGCGTGCCAAAAATGCGGGCATGAGTGTCATGCTGACACTTCACTACAGTGATTCCTGGGCAGATCCGGGCAAGCAAACGAAACCGGCAGCATGGAAAAACTATAGTTTCCAGCAGTTGATGGATGTTGTCTGGAGTTATACCCGTGACGTTATGACGACCATGCAGAGCAAAGGTGTCACTCCAGACTGGGTACAGATCGGCAACGAAACCAGCAACGGCATGTTGTGGGATGATGGCAAAGCTTCAGTTAACATGAAAAATTATGCATGGCTCGTAAATACAGGACATAACGCAGTAAAATCCATAAGCAGCGGTACCAAAACGATTGTACATCTGGCTGGCGGCGATGATAACGCCCTGTACGTCTGGAATATCGGCGGCTTAATCAACAATGGAGCTAACTTTGACATGATCGCCATGTCCCTCTATCCTTCCGCTTCGGGTTGGAATACAGCGGTGACCAACACTGTCAACAATGCAAAAGATATGATCAACCGTTATGGCAAAGAAATCATGATTTCCGAAATTGGTATGGACAACAATCAGCCAGCGGCAGGTAAAAGCTTTGTTGCTGCGATGAAAAATCAAATTCGCAATCTGCCAAATGGCAAAGGTAAAGGCGTGTTCTACTGGGAGCCGCAGGCCACACCAGGTTATAACAGCGGCTATGGCAAAGGAGCTTGGCAGTCCAATATGATGCCAACGGCTACCATGGAAGGGTTCATTGACTAA
- a CDS encoding NAD(P)/FAD-dependent oxidoreductase has translation MSSIPKIVILGAGYGGILTAQRLQKELNYNEADVTLVNRHDYHYITTHLHMPAAGTDKIEHARVSISKLIDEFKIDLVKSSVKEIRLQDRKVILEDGTLSYDYLIIGLGGEPETFGIPGMLEHAMTIRSINSVRLIREHIEYQFAMYKNDNKRNRIRFVVGGAGFSGVEFVAELADRIPQLCREFDVDPKHVHIYNVEAAPSALPGFDPELVDHAMNVLKKKGVTFKIGVPIKQCLPDGVIVGEGEKIEAATVVWTGGIRGNSLLEQAGLEVMRGRVKVDEYLRAPGHEHVYVIGDNSLVFNKEGRPYPPTAQIAMQQGVNCAKNIVAAIRSKQPQPFEFTSKGTVASLGKGEAIAVVGDKKYKGWKAAQLKKLVDLRYLFIIGGIPLVLRKGRFFG, from the coding sequence ATGAGCAGCATTCCCAAAATCGTCATTCTCGGAGCGGGATATGGCGGCATTCTGACAGCCCAGCGGCTGCAGAAGGAACTGAACTATAACGAAGCCGACGTCACACTGGTGAACCGGCATGATTATCATTATATTACAACCCATCTACATATGCCGGCAGCAGGCACGGATAAAATAGAACACGCCAGAGTTTCTATATCCAAGCTGATCGACGAGTTCAAGATTGATCTGGTGAAATCGTCTGTGAAAGAGATTCGTCTTCAGGACCGTAAAGTCATTCTGGAGGATGGAACATTGTCCTACGATTACTTGATTATTGGTCTGGGCGGGGAGCCTGAGACCTTTGGTATACCCGGTATGCTTGAACATGCGATGACCATTCGCAGCATCAACTCCGTAAGGCTGATTCGTGAACACATTGAATATCAATTCGCGATGTACAAAAACGATAATAAACGAAACCGTATTCGATTCGTTGTCGGCGGTGCAGGCTTCAGCGGCGTTGAATTTGTCGCTGAACTTGCAGATCGTATCCCGCAGCTGTGCAGAGAATTCGACGTTGATCCGAAGCATGTACATATTTATAATGTCGAAGCGGCACCTTCTGCGCTGCCGGGATTTGATCCGGAACTTGTGGATCATGCGATGAACGTGCTGAAGAAAAAGGGCGTGACATTCAAAATTGGTGTTCCGATCAAACAGTGTCTTCCCGATGGCGTTATTGTCGGGGAAGGCGAGAAGATCGAAGCTGCCACCGTGGTATGGACGGGAGGCATTCGGGGCAATTCGCTGCTGGAACAGGCCGGCCTTGAAGTAATGCGCGGACGTGTGAAGGTGGATGAATATTTGCGTGCGCCGGGGCATGAGCATGTATATGTAATCGGTGACAATTCTCTTGTATTTAACAAGGAAGGAAGACCTTATCCGCCGACAGCACAAATTGCGATGCAGCAGGGTGTGAATTGTGCCAAAAATATTGTCGCCGCCATCCGCAGCAAACAACCTCAGCCTTTTGAGTTTACCAGCAAAGGTACGGTAGCCTCATTGGGGAAAGGGGAAGCCATTGCCGTCGTTGGCGATAAAAAGTACAAGGGCTGGAAGGCAGCACAGCTGAAAAAGCTGGTGGATCTGCGTTACTTGTTCATTATCGGTGGCATTCCGCTGGTCCTGAGGAAAGGACGGTTCTTTGGATGA
- a CDS encoding Ppx/GppA phosphatase family protein → MTRNKTLGIIDIGSNSIRLVIYEVDEEGAYRIIHEDKYAARLSGVVEADGTIQRPSLTTAITVLRQFKAACEAYQTEVIRAAATAAIRNAVNAEQIIAWLESETGLTIECVSGDREAYYGFLGVIQSIDLADGFVVDIGGGSTEITLFRNRERLHSVSLPIGAVNSHARYGCEDQWTDASEQALCSEVIEALQGQDWMREHPGLPLIGLGGTMRTLAKVEQKRTQYSLPVTHHYEIGEEAMEHIARSLPYLTSTQRKKVPGLAKDRADIIVPGVLILRTVFRIIRGDRYVVSGAGLRDGLLRDYLASGQPAAPDALKDSIRNFLHYGPPIPQKRLNRIHQDAVALYTALQEAAPDPSDVRILYASSMLHMAGKQINYFRYTQHSAYWIMNASIYGLSHRETILSAIAADYHPKKRTPQLLHKHEDILKDSDVQHAHRIGSLLRAAEAINRAESIAAIHAHKEKDSLQVTLTCTDEPLLELNGLEDAVKDLQEAWGVTLKHSIQQVSKG, encoded by the coding sequence ATGACACGGAATAAAACACTTGGAATTATTGATATTGGCTCGAACTCCATTCGCCTGGTAATCTATGAGGTTGATGAAGAGGGTGCCTACCGCATTATTCATGAAGACAAATATGCTGCCCGGCTTAGCGGGGTTGTAGAAGCGGATGGCACCATTCAGCGGCCGTCTTTAACGACAGCCATCACTGTCCTGCGGCAGTTCAAAGCTGCCTGTGAGGCCTATCAAACCGAAGTGATTCGGGCTGCAGCAACGGCAGCTATACGTAATGCGGTCAATGCGGAGCAGATTATTGCTTGGCTGGAGAGCGAGACCGGACTTACGATCGAATGTGTCTCTGGGGACCGGGAAGCTTATTACGGATTTTTGGGTGTGATTCAATCCATTGATTTGGCGGATGGTTTTGTGGTGGATATCGGGGGCGGCAGTACGGAAATTACGTTATTCCGCAATCGAGAAAGGCTGCACAGTGTATCTTTGCCCATCGGCGCTGTGAATTCACATGCCCGCTATGGGTGCGAAGATCAATGGACTGATGCCAGCGAACAAGCACTTTGCAGTGAAGTCATCGAAGCGCTGCAGGGACAGGACTGGATGCGAGAGCATCCCGGTCTGCCGCTGATCGGACTGGGTGGTACGATGCGTACGCTTGCAAAGGTGGAACAAAAACGGACGCAGTATTCGCTGCCAGTGACACACCATTATGAAATTGGAGAGGAAGCGATGGAACACATCGCTCGCTCCCTTCCCTACCTGACTTCGACTCAACGCAAAAAGGTGCCCGGACTTGCCAAGGATCGGGCTGACATTATCGTGCCCGGCGTACTGATTCTGCGCACCGTCTTCCGCATCATCCGGGGAGATCGTTATGTCGTGAGCGGCGCAGGGCTTCGTGATGGGCTGCTAAGGGATTATTTGGCTTCCGGCCAGCCTGCCGCACCGGACGCACTGAAGGACAGCATTCGCAACTTCCTTCATTACGGACCACCTATCCCACAGAAACGCCTGAACCGGATTCACCAGGATGCGGTTGCGCTGTATACTGCTTTACAGGAGGCTGCACCTGATCCATCTGATGTGCGGATCCTCTACGCCTCTTCCATGCTGCACATGGCCGGCAAACAGATTAACTATTTTCGATATACACAGCATTCGGCATACTGGATTATGAACGCAAGCATCTACGGTCTATCCCACAGGGAAACGATCCTTAGTGCCATAGCAGCCGATTATCATCCAAAGAAAAGAACACCTCAACTGCTGCATAAACATGAGGATATTCTAAAAGATTCGGATGTACAGCATGCCCACCGTATCGGTTCGCTGCTTCGTGCGGCTGAAGCGATCAACCGTGCGGAGAGCATCGCCGCCATTCACGCACACAAAGAAAAAGACTCGCTGCAGGTCACATTAACCTGTACAGACGAGCCTTTACTGGAACTAAACGGCTTGGAAGATGCCGTCAAAGATTTACAGGAAGCCTGGGGAGTTACGTTAAAACACTCCATTCAGCAGGTTTCCAAGGGATAA
- the ppk1 gene encoding polyphosphate kinase 1 — protein sequence MHKDIKTGNYVNRDLSWVEFNRRVLQEAQDPTTPMLERMRFLGIVASNLDEFVSVRLAETKEKIKAGFTQKDFTGYTPSGLYRRLIKRTGAMVTEQYKTYRELIRLLAKKGVHIQEYVDLNVTQQRAMDQYYHDIIFPVLTPMAIDQSRPFPLVHNKSVYLSVMLQKEDEQDGEPFMAIVQVPSNLPRIVKVPLRANSKKKTFILIEDLIKHHIHTLFSGYVSLAVQEFRVTRNADLSINEEEAEDLLEAIEKELRRRRRGAPVRLEVCKDFRSDALQELQDEFEIQDPVFEIDGPLDLSFLAGFVDSLEGFSHLKYSPVQPVYPPEFLPRESHFELLRRRDVLVHHPYESFEPVTDFILEASEDPQVLAIKMTLYRVNGDSRLIPALALAAESGKQVTVVVELKARFDEERNIAWARKLEKAGCHVVYGLVGLKTHAKIILVVRREQQGLRRYVHVGTGNYNESTAKVYTDVGLFTSNPIIGEDASELFNEITGYSGPKALQAFRVAPDGMKDELFALIQRETEHALQGRRSRIIAKINSLSHQDMIDQLYAASQAGVQIDLIVRGVCCLRPGVEGLSENIRVISIVDRFLEHSRLFYFENGGNPDVFISSADWMSRNLNRRIELMCPVFDPSLKKMLVDILNLSLNDNVKARQLMPNGNYIFVKNEKPPLRSQTEAMGIIPWKPAEWSVLT from the coding sequence ATGCACAAGGATATTAAAACAGGCAACTATGTTAACCGTGATTTAAGTTGGGTTGAATTTAATCGGCGCGTGCTTCAGGAGGCACAGGACCCTACAACGCCTATGCTGGAGCGAATGAGGTTCCTTGGTATTGTTGCCAGCAATCTGGATGAGTTTGTCAGTGTCAGGCTCGCAGAGACCAAGGAGAAGATCAAGGCTGGATTCACGCAAAAAGATTTCACGGGTTATACGCCCTCGGGGCTGTACCGCAGATTGATTAAACGAACCGGGGCCATGGTCACGGAGCAGTATAAAACATATCGTGAGCTCATTCGCCTTCTCGCCAAGAAAGGCGTACACATCCAGGAGTATGTGGACCTTAATGTAACACAGCAGCGGGCAATGGACCAATATTATCATGACATTATTTTCCCGGTGCTTACTCCCATGGCAATTGACCAAAGCCGGCCGTTTCCGCTGGTTCATAACAAGTCGGTATATCTATCTGTTATGCTGCAAAAAGAAGATGAGCAGGATGGCGAGCCGTTCATGGCCATCGTGCAGGTGCCCTCCAATCTTCCTCGTATTGTGAAGGTTCCACTGCGGGCTAACAGCAAAAAGAAAACGTTCATTTTGATTGAAGACCTGATTAAACATCATATTCATACCTTGTTCAGCGGATATGTGTCACTGGCTGTGCAGGAGTTCAGAGTAACCCGCAACGCCGATCTCTCTATTAATGAAGAGGAAGCGGAAGACCTGCTTGAGGCGATAGAAAAAGAACTGCGGCGCAGACGCCGCGGAGCGCCCGTCAGGCTCGAAGTGTGCAAAGATTTCCGGAGTGACGCCCTGCAGGAGCTTCAGGATGAATTTGAAATTCAGGACCCGGTCTTTGAGATTGACGGACCGCTTGACCTAAGCTTCCTGGCTGGATTTGTGGACAGCCTCGAAGGTTTCTCCCATTTGAAGTATAGTCCAGTACAGCCAGTGTACCCGCCTGAGTTCCTGCCAAGAGAGAGCCATTTTGAGTTGCTGCGCAGACGAGATGTACTGGTTCATCATCCATATGAATCCTTTGAACCCGTGACGGACTTTATTCTGGAAGCTTCAGAAGATCCGCAAGTTCTGGCCATCAAGATGACGCTGTATCGGGTGAATGGTGACTCACGTCTCATTCCTGCGCTTGCTTTGGCTGCAGAGAGTGGTAAGCAGGTTACCGTCGTTGTAGAGTTAAAAGCCAGATTTGACGAAGAACGCAACATTGCATGGGCCCGCAAGCTGGAAAAAGCAGGATGTCATGTTGTCTATGGTCTGGTCGGTCTGAAAACACATGCGAAGATTATTCTGGTTGTACGTCGGGAGCAGCAGGGGCTGCGGCGTTACGTTCACGTGGGCACGGGCAACTACAATGAGAGCACTGCCAAAGTGTATACGGATGTGGGCCTGTTCACCTCTAACCCGATCATCGGTGAGGACGCGTCTGAACTGTTTAACGAGATTACCGGTTATTCGGGTCCGAAGGCACTGCAGGCATTCCGGGTTGCGCCGGATGGCATGAAGGATGAACTGTTTGCGCTGATTCAGCGTGAAACGGAGCATGCGCTTCAAGGCAGACGTTCCCGAATTATTGCCAAAATCAACTCCTTATCTCATCAGGATATGATTGATCAGCTATATGCTGCTTCTCAAGCAGGGGTGCAGATTGATCTGATTGTCCGCGGGGTATGCTGCCTGCGCCCTGGCGTAGAAGGACTCAGCGAGAATATTCGGGTCATCAGCATCGTAGACCGTTTCCTTGAGCATTCACGGTTATTCTATTTTGAAAACGGGGGCAATCCGGACGTCTTCATTTCCAGTGCTGACTGGATGTCTCGGAACTTGAACCGCCGTATTGAACTGATGTGTCCTGTATTTGATCCTTCCTTGAAGAAGATGCTGGTGGATATTCTGAATCTGTCCTTGAACGACAATGTGAAGGCCAGACAGCTTATGCCTAACGGTAATTATATATTTGTAAAAAATGAAAAGCCCCCGCTGAGAAGTCAGACGGAGGCTATGGGAATTATCCCTTGGAAACCTGCTGAATGGAGTGTTTTAACGTAA
- a CDS encoding YuiB family protein, whose amino-acid sequence MQFIPVLVLMVLFFVMMFGIGFILNMLMKTTWFPSYLFIIVILPVVVYSLWDQSSTLMSHLGSFQLVDYMTGAAGLAGAVISGWAIQKLRLGGYRMF is encoded by the coding sequence ATGCAGTTCATACCTGTGCTCGTACTAATGGTATTATTTTTTGTTATGATGTTTGGTATCGGTTTCATTTTGAATATGCTTATGAAGACCACCTGGTTTCCTTCCTATTTGTTCATCATCGTAATTCTGCCTGTGGTCGTATACTCCTTATGGGATCAATCTTCTACGCTCATGTCACATCTGGGATCATTCCAACTGGTCGATTACATGACGGGTGCAGCGGGTCTCGCGGGAGCAGTCATCAGCGGCTGGGCGATTCAGAAGCTGCGTCTGGGCGGATATCGGATGTTCTAA
- a CDS encoding sporulation histidine kinase inhibitor Sda encodes MAMLSDEMLLDSYHKAIELDLERDFIALLLAEIHKRKLGTDVSAILH; translated from the coding sequence ATGGCTATGTTATCCGATGAGATGTTGTTGGATTCCTACCATAAAGCGATCGAACTGGATCTCGAACGAGATTTCATCGCGCTGCTTTTGGCAGAAATCCATAAGCGCAAACTGGGTACCGACGTATCTGCCATTCTTCACTAG
- the hemQ gene encoding hydrogen peroxide-dependent heme synthase, which translates to MNEAASTLEGWYALHDFRSMNWTAWKAADDEERAVALDELQEFWNEWKNVEEASQGSTVVYTVVGQKADFVMMHLRETLEDLKAVENAFNKTTFAQYTTKAYSYVSVVELSNYLGKEGEDPMQNPDIVARLKPVLPQRQYICFYPMNKKRELNDNWYMLSMDERRTMMRSHGMIGRSYAGKVKQIITGSVGFDDWEWGVTLFADDALQFKKLVYEMRFDEVSARYGEFGSFYVGSLLNESTLEEMLKL; encoded by the coding sequence ATGAACGAAGCCGCATCAACCCTGGAGGGCTGGTATGCCCTGCATGATTTCCGCTCAATGAACTGGACCGCCTGGAAAGCAGCCGATGATGAAGAACGCGCTGTTGCCCTGGACGAGCTTCAAGAATTTTGGAATGAATGGAAAAACGTAGAGGAAGCTTCTCAAGGCAGCACGGTTGTTTATACGGTGGTGGGCCAGAAAGCAGACTTTGTCATGATGCACCTGCGTGAAACGCTTGAAGATCTGAAAGCTGTAGAGAACGCCTTCAATAAAACGACTTTTGCCCAATACACAACCAAAGCATATTCTTATGTCAGCGTCGTTGAACTGAGCAACTACCTTGGCAAAGAGGGCGAAGATCCGATGCAAAATCCGGACATTGTTGCCCGCCTGAAACCAGTGCTCCCGCAGCGTCAATATATCTGTTTCTACCCGATGAACAAAAAGCGTGAGCTGAACGATAACTGGTATATGCTGTCTATGGACGAGCGCCGTACAATGATGCGCAGTCACGGGATGATCGGCCGCAGTTATGCAGGAAAAGTAAAACAGATCATTACCGGCTCTGTCGGTTTTGATGATTGGGAATGGGGCGTTACCCTGTTCGCAGACGATGCACTTCAATTCAAAAAGCTTGTATATGAAATGCGTTTTGATGAAGTAAGTGCACGCTATGGCGAATTTGGCTCCTTCTATGTCGGAAGCTTGCTAAATGAAAGCACGCTGGAAGAGATGCTGAAACTGTAA
- a CDS encoding YheC/YheD family protein, whose translation MSRQLASKWRKTAALMRYPAAAAHIPQTKAFNAVNLKHMLQRYGMVYIKPIVGGGGYGVIRVSASGGAYRYTHMKVSRSFASFGQMYRSLVRVKARRRYMIQQGIHLATIHGRPVDYRVKVVKTEQGWVFRSLVGRLARPGLCVTNLSKGGTMLSGKKALALSLPHIANRYKRQEMRSLTLTCTHIMESQFPGVGQLGFDYGLDHSGRIWILEVNTRPQ comes from the coding sequence ATGTCGAGACAGTTAGCAAGTAAATGGCGGAAGACGGCCGCATTAATGAGATATCCGGCAGCCGCTGCGCATATTCCACAGACCAAGGCATTTAATGCTGTTAATCTGAAGCACATGCTGCAGCGTTACGGAATGGTATATATTAAACCAATTGTGGGCGGCGGAGGATATGGCGTAATCAGAGTATCTGCAAGCGGTGGGGCTTATAGGTATACACATATGAAGGTCAGCCGTTCATTCGCAAGTTTTGGGCAGATGTATCGTTCTCTAGTAAGAGTAAAGGCCAGACGAAGATATATGATTCAACAAGGGATTCATCTGGCGACCATTCATGGAAGACCTGTGGATTACAGAGTCAAAGTAGTTAAGACAGAGCAGGGCTGGGTATTTCGTTCTTTAGTTGGAAGACTTGCCCGCCCGGGTCTGTGTGTAACGAATCTGAGCAAGGGAGGAACGATGCTGTCCGGCAAAAAAGCACTTGCCTTATCGCTGCCTCACATCGCGAATCGGTATAAACGTCAGGAGATGCGTTCGCTGACGCTGACCTGTACACATATCATGGAAAGCCAGTTCCCGGGCGTGGGGCAGCTGGGATTTGATTATGGACTCGATCACTCCGGCAGAATATGGATTTTGGAAGTGAATACCAGACCTCAATGA
- a CDS encoding helicase DnaB translates to MRMKNLHHYTEHHRYCVYREFGLSALDDRMLTGAYQPMVGAFAVGLYRLLFQHLPGEQVGYSPLEQQRRLFMTLGLEPSEKGRKYLVEQASKLEAVGLLQTSRVYTPENDDYIYEYELEPPLSPAEFFRTQHLTLLLRDKIGKFAVLSLRAGFSAVENGDAPYAAANKENISVPFYDIFELNTHVIDYELEQALSEVSTSAQRTGTNDTAEENTLNYADIILRFPRESVNRRYVEQLRFDHEQFGIVNYVVNKFSLSVQDVCRLLDEDGVFGPQGQLLLDELQHKASMQFRQTKKRQEQQTVQAAKVVALRQHMEEPPDTDSSEPPVEHVVQMEYYVEVPPQFATKCDIHQYNMMLRNEPYTRLLQTFFPGAVPDNLVDIFEKIDLSYKLPGEVINVLIHYLMALLVSGGEQRINRNFVEAIASNMLLKQVNTYEKAVQYIRDQAKVKGKQAAGAAGTRTRTYGKGTKAKPEIPIVQDISHDGDAVSEEEFEEMMRFAQQMQASKQK, encoded by the coding sequence ATGCGCATGAAGAATTTGCATCATTATACGGAACATCATCGCTACTGCGTATACAGGGAGTTTGGACTAAGCGCCCTGGATGACCGCATGCTTACAGGGGCTTATCAGCCTATGGTAGGTGCTTTTGCGGTTGGCTTGTATCGGCTGTTATTTCAGCATCTCCCCGGGGAACAGGTCGGTTATTCCCCTCTGGAACAGCAGCGGAGACTGTTTATGACATTGGGGCTGGAGCCCAGTGAGAAGGGCCGTAAATATTTGGTTGAACAGGCATCCAAGCTGGAGGCCGTAGGTCTTCTTCAGACATCACGGGTCTATACTCCGGAAAATGATGATTACATCTACGAGTATGAGCTCGAGCCGCCGCTCTCTCCGGCAGAGTTTTTCCGCACACAGCATTTGACACTGCTTCTTCGAGACAAAATTGGCAAATTCGCAGTGCTGTCCCTGCGAGCCGGTTTTTCGGCTGTGGAGAACGGGGACGCGCCTTATGCCGCAGCAAATAAAGAAAATATTTCAGTTCCCTTTTACGATATATTTGAGCTTAACACCCATGTCATTGATTATGAATTGGAACAGGCTTTATCCGAAGTGTCTACCTCGGCGCAGCGAACGGGTACGAATGATACAGCCGAGGAGAACACACTCAATTATGCCGACATTATTTTACGATTCCCGCGTGAGTCGGTGAACCGTCGTTATGTGGAGCAGCTGCGCTTTGATCATGAGCAGTTCGGGATCGTCAATTATGTGGTGAACAAGTTTAGTCTTAGTGTGCAGGATGTATGCCGGCTGCTGGATGAGGATGGGGTGTTTGGACCACAAGGGCAGCTGCTTTTGGATGAGCTGCAGCACAAGGCAAGCATGCAGTTCCGGCAGACGAAGAAACGACAGGAACAGCAGACGGTACAAGCTGCCAAAGTTGTTGCTCTTCGCCAGCATATGGAGGAGCCGCCAGATACAGATTCCAGTGAGCCGCCGGTGGAACATGTTGTACAGATGGAATATTATGTTGAGGTACCGCCGCAGTTTGCAACCAAATGTGATATTCATCAATACAATATGATGCTTCGTAATGAACCGTATACACGGCTGCTGCAGACGTTTTTCCCAGGCGCCGTACCGGACAACCTGGTTGATATTTTTGAAAAAATCGATCTGAGCTACAAACTGCCTGGTGAAGTGATCAATGTACTGATCCATTATCTGATGGCGCTGCTTGTATCGGGCGGCGAGCAGCGAATTAATCGTAACTTTGTGGAAGCGATCGCTTCCAATATGCTGTTGAAGCAGGTGAATACGTACGAGAAGGCCGTGCAGTATATTCGTGATCAGGCGAAGGTAAAAGGCAAGCAGGCTGCTGGTGCAGCCGGAACCCGTACCCGTACATACGGCAAAGGAACCAAGGCCAAACCCGAAATTCCGATTGTACAAGACATAAGCCATGACGGGGATGCTGTATCCGAAGAAGAGTTTGAAGAAATGATGCGGTTTGCCCAGCAGATGCAGGCCAGCAAGCAAAAATAA